The sequence CTGCCCACTCAGTCTGCCCCATTTTCCCCAGAACCCTCACATCTCTTCTTCTCCAGTGTGCCAAccactttcttctcctcctcatcTCCATCCTCACCTATCACCCACATTTCCCCTGCCCGCCTCCCCCTTTCCGCTCCTTCTCCCCATCATCTTTCATCCTTCTGACATCCAATTCCTGCCAGCCTGTTCTCCTGCCACAAGCCCTAACCCATccgtctccttccctctcccttctcacGTTCCCACCCACTTTTTTACAACACGTCCTTCCTCCCAACCAGAAAGTGCAAAAAGCACAAGACTTTGGAGAAACTAGTAGCATTACTAACACCCCCCATCTACAGAGAGGAAAATGAGGCCTAGCGAGGAACACTGGTCCCCAGTCACAAAACaaggcagcagtggaggcagagcAGGAAGCCAAATGTCTCAACTCCTTGCATCCtattcctctcccttcctttctcccatctcctccctgACTCAAGCCGGCCTCACTTCACGCACCTCAATCTTCTGGAAGGAGTTGGTGATCATGGCAATGAGCATGTTGAGCAGCACAATGACCATGACGATGGTGAAGATGCCGTAGAGAGCTCGGCCCACAAACTCAGGCACCAGAAACTGAGGCATGTCAACCACGCTGTGCTCCTCCATGCCAAACATGGTCCAGAACAGAAACTGGAAAGTCTCATTGAAACTGGCACGTTGGGCAAAAGGTAGGATGTGAGGGGTTGGAGAGGAGCCTGAGTGTCACTCAGACCCACTCTTCCTCACCCtccagagcccagcccagggcacTCTGCTGCCATTTCTGAGCTCTagccagtatttactgagcacatagtGCTGAGATGAACAGGTGCTAAGGATTCAGCCATGAACAAGACAAGTACTGTCCCTGTCTTCAAGGGTATCCTACCTGAGATTTTTAGCAAAAATACTTTTGACTGAATTAGCTGTCAGCCATGAAGAAACAGGAAGGCTCAGCCTGCCCATGCTACTGTGGACGGCCTGATCCCACCAGGGCCCATAAAGCAGGCTGAAGGGGGAGCTACTGTCCTTGGCATGAAGATTCATGATTTAAACTGTGTCAGCACAGTTCCTCAACATCCTGAAGCCAGGACATGAACAAGGATTCTTGGTAAGAGGATTGATCTGAATAAAGCCTCCATTTACTTGGGAGCCATGAGAACGCCTTGACCAGCTACCACAGGCCCAACTGCGGGTCCTTCAACATCACCGACAAGACCACCATGTAGCTGTGCTCATGAAGGACTCATGACTGAACAACTGCTTTGGAGGCTGCCCAGAGACCCCTGGCCTGTTGGAGAAAGCTTCTTGGTAGGACCTTCCTAAGCTCCTTGACCTGGCCCTTCCaccctcccagcctcctctctcaAAATTCTCTTCATGCTCCAACCATGGGGAGTGTCTTGCTAATCTCCCTGCTTTGATACATGCCTCCTTTCTGTGCAGAATGCCCTGCACCTTCCCTGAAGTCCACAACCCTTGGAGGTGGAGTCCAGATTCTCCCTTCTCtatgaagtcttccctgatcaTCAAGACAGAGGAAGGGGCTTTCCCCTCTGGTACGCACAACATAAGCCCTCCTTCCTGGTAGCACAAATCATCTCAAATTGAGCTTATTGGTGCACATGGGTCTCTTCTCCAGGAGACTGGGTTTGGTTCACTTCTGTCTGAGATTCCAGTGCCAGGGACAGGATCTACTACAAAGAAGGTGTCAGGAAATGGGTGTGAATGCAACTTCAGTAAATGAATGACAAAGGAagtgaatgaatttaaaaagtgagtgaatgaataaacaaacacaagAATTAATTATTGGCCATCTTTGGGGAGAACTGAGCTTCAAAAAGAATAATGATTCTAATGggatattatatttaaaaaaaatctttcaatccATAGTGATACTTGAAAAGAATAGGGGAGAAGAAAGATAGCACTTCTTTATAGAAGAATGCCGGCTAagaaatgtagaaggaatgacGGCAGTAGAATATCAGCATCTTGAAGCCACAGTTGTATTCACTGATTCAGGTAAAAGTCACCTATGGATGCTAAAGCCACTGGGGGAAGGGTTAGCAGGAAGTGGCCTCTGTGAGTGTCTCTTTATTACCACAAGGGTATCCCTAGTGCCTTTACAATGGAGAGGTTTGCTAGACCAGTAGGTCTTGTCAACGGGCTAAACTGACATCGTGTGCCTCCCAGTGGGGTGTGATGGAATGTACACGTCATCAGCCAGGCTGTGTTCTTGACAAGATTGCTTAACTTGAATCTGATCATGAGGAAATAGATAAATCCGAACTGTGGAACACTATACAATATAACTCTGTCTGCATTCTTTGAAAAAGTTCATTTGttgtgaaagacaaagaaaaggtaGAGTGTGTTCTAGATTAAAGGCAACTGAAGAGATATGACAACAAAATGCAATGCATGATACCAGATTGGATCTCAGATTTTTATAAAACTGGAAAGACTGTTTTTGGGCAATTGATGAATTTGGAACAAGGACTGTGGAGTAAGTGATATTATGGAATTGATATTACATTTCTGAGTGTGATATGATTTTGTGGTGATGCTCTTAGGAGACATCTTGAACTATCTAGGAGTGAAGTATCATGATGTTTGCAACTTACTTTTGTATgtttcaggggggaaaaaagaacagagactAATAGATCAAGCAAAATGTAGCCAAACATTGACAACTggggaagctaggtgaagggtatGTGGGTGTCTACTGtgcttttaactttttcttaggattcacattttttcaaaattaaagatttggggagaaagggagtgagtgaatgaatgaataaatgaacaaatgaatggaggGGTGAGTCAATGAGGGAGTGATTCACTAAACCAAAGAATTAATTATTGAGTGAatagaggagagaggaggggaaaagaagtGGTGACCCCTAAGCTCCAAGCTGCATGGTCCCAGACTCCCACCTGCCCATCCTGCCACGGCCCAGCATACTTGCCCAGACGCTCCGTCTCCTGGTAGGGCACGTAGATGTTGTTGAGGCCACAGAGGAAGGCGGTCAGGATGATCATGAGGATGAACATGAACCTAGCAGGGGATGGGATGGGGAAGGGTCAGAGCAGGTCTCCACTCTGGGAGAAGTCAGGTTCTGGGAAGAGGGATAGGGGCTCCCAGGCTCAGCCTCTACTTGACAAGGGTTCAGTTTGCTTATTACTAAGAAGAGAGAAATTAGGGGGTGGGAAATGAGAATGGATTTAAAAGTGGGTGCTGAAGCAGGAGCTCTCCCTCTAGAATAAAAGGTTCTCAGTTGAAGCTGTCAAAGACAGGGATGGGCCAGGCTCCTAGGGAGGGACTGAGATGCTGAGATGTGGTACAGAGATGAGGGAGAGTCAGCAAGTCCTGCTGGATAGGATTTATCACCAGCAGAGTGAAAGTCACACGTGAGGTTGAGTTGGCCTGCAACAGGAGGGCTAGGAGAGTCTCAGGGGTAGGGTGGCAAGTTTTCCTCCAAGATGCAACCAGGGCTTTTCCCACCCAGAACACCCACTCCAGTCCCACCTCAGGCAAGGGATTCCCAGGGAAGCAGATACTAACTAGGGCTCTAGGGTGATAGGCCAGTTATGGCTGTAAATGACTGGATGATAATTACCAGGAAGACCAAATAATGCCATGAGTTCAAAGAGCAGCTGTAGTGGGAACCATTCAAGGGAACCCCTGAGTCCTGCACCTTACCACAAAGATGCGAAGGCTGAGCCTCTCCCCACAGAGGGTCATGGAGGCAATGACAAAACTGGGACTGGAACTCTTTCTATCAGTGGCTCCTGATCTTTGGAGTCATGGGCCTCTttgagaattagatgacagttATAGATCCTCTCTGCAGAGAGGTGGACATTTACATTTGCATTCCAGGTTCTGCCTGTGGTTTCAGTGTTTCAGGGGTCTCTGGAGCCTGTGCAAGGAACCCAGGTTAAGAATTCCTGTGCTAACGAGATCTAGGGGATTTCAGAAGGAGGTTGAGCGAGGTCCCTCAGAGGGGAGTGTGCTCTGAGCAGGGGCTGCACGCACCGGATCATGTCGTCGATCATCCTGCCAATGGAAATTTGCAGGGTGCCCAGTGACTCATGGGCCGGCAGGATGTAGGCCAGGCGGGTGAAGCTGAGCATGCTGGTGATGGCAAAGAGCACCTCAGCCAAGAACTGGGGGTCCTCTGTGCGCCACTCACTCCGCTCTGTGCAGGTAGAAGGGGGTGAGGCCGTTCTGAGTCAAGGAAAGGAGGGGACTGGGGGACTCAGGGCTGAGCTGGGGGACACTCACCAGCCGTGGTGAAGTAGTGGCAGGCAGCACCGCCCAGGGCATCCCGGCAGTGCATGTGGGCCAGCCCGGAAAGGAGGAGGCGCAGCGTGAAGGCCGCCAGGTACAGGGACAGGATGACCATGTCCAGGAAGTTCCACCAGTCCAGGAGGTAACTGCGCAGCCCCTCGATCCACACTTCCTTACACTCAAACCACAGGAAGCCTGAAGGAGCCGGTGGGGCACCAGGACAGGGTGAGGCCCCACTTCCTCCTCCGTCCAGGTCAGAGTGAGCTTGTGGGTATGGTTGATGGAGGGGGATACCACCCATGGGGTGAGTGTCGGGGAGAACTAAATCTTCACAAGCATGATACTGATAAAATGTAAGCATTTAATCTGCTTAAGTACAAAGTCATCTTACGTGAAAATAAAAACGACTTTTGGCTAATGCAGACTCAGCTCTgggaggggggtggggcaggggtccCAGTCAGCCAATACTCAAAGTGAGGAACACCTGGGAGAGGCTGGTTATTGGGAGGGAATGATTTGAATCTGTTTCTCCCTGCCCTCCACCAAATAAATATTAGACAAGTATTTAAATAATATTGATTTAAAGGGGCTCCAAATGATTAACCTGCTCATTTTCAGGCGGGGGCCCAGCCCCAGACCTGGGGATGGAGGGTCTGGGAGCTGCCATAAGCCAGGTGAGCCTGCCACCTCATACCCTTCTCTGTTCCCTGGACAAGCGTGTGCTTTCTCACTCATAGCTCTGTCTACCTCGAAAGCCCTTCTTCACCACTGGGGCCCAGGTCAAATattacctcctctgtgaagccttctctgaccagGGGGAGTGAGTTCTCACAGCTCTCTTCAGACCATGGGGCACTGCAGAATATCTCTCCCTGGGTCTGTCCCCCTCCCTTCCCATGAATCTTGAACCCctcaagggcagggaccatgGCCAATTCCCATCCttgtccccagtgcccagaacaaAGCCTAGTGGTCACTATTAAACACTGATTAAGCCCCTACCATGGCTAGTAGGATCCTGTGTGTCCTTGGCCTCCCCGGGTTCATCatctggagagggaggcaggcaagTAGCCAGGTGGTTACGGCCCAGTGTGGTGAATGCTGAGGCCGAGAGCAGGGGAACAGAGGCTGCTGTGGGAGAGTTTAGGAATGGATCCTCACACCGATGTGGGGACCAGGGAACACTTCACTTCTCACGGAAAGTGATGTTTGAGCTAAGACCTGCCGGAGGAGTAGGAGCCTGCCAGGTGAAGGGACAgcgtgggaggggagagggctgtggGGAAAGAGGATGCATGCAGGCCCAGAGACAAGTGGAGCGTGATGTGGTCAGGAACTGGATCCGTTCCCGTGGCAACAGAGCACCTTGTGAGGGTGGGGTGGATGCTCCATGATGTGCGTTGCATGGATGGAAAGAAACCTATTTAATGTATCCATGTGTTCTCAGGGCTCCACTCACAGTATGGCAGTGGCAAGTGTTTATTGCATGAAGAAATGTGGAGTTTTAAGATTTCCCTCCCATGGGCAGAAATGTATTCGTTTCATCTCCACCCAACACAGGTCAGTAATATTTAGTAAATAATTGGatgagaaacttttcctcttggACCACTGTTGTTTTCTTTCCCAGAGTTTCTTGGCCAAATTTCCTTTTGGGCCTCACTGACTGGCTTGGTACAGGGTGGAGCAGCAGACTTAGTCTACTGGTGGCTCGGGAGTTTGCTAACTAAGCTAGAGGTAAGTAAAGGGAAGACAGATGAGGAAGGGGCTGCCGTTCCAGCTGCTGAGCTGACCAGCCAGGGGATTCTGAGGATTCTTGTCAGCTGCATTTGCTGAATTGTTTGAGAATACTCAATTCTGCTATAGAAGCAAAGAATACCAATGGAATGGATGAAACTTTTGCATTAAGCATAGATAAATTATTGGGGTGACAtgttggaaaaataaagcaagtagAGCATATGTGTGTGAAGATATGTAGAATATTTAGAGTAGACACTAAATATGCGTGATACACTGAATATACCCTTCAAATTTATCAGATCTTAAGTCAGCTACCCATTGGTGATACCCATGTTAGCTCATATGTCCTCTACCCAAAGATTGCAAAGAAAAGTCATAACTGCTCACCAGGATGATTAGCAAGCTACAGCTGTGGTCAGACGTACTTGCCCCTGTGTTTCTCCCACAGATCAAGTGTTGGGCCCAGGCAACTTCTGGCTGTTTCATCCCCTGCTCAAACCTCAACTCTGGTCCTTGTAATGACACCATCATAAGTACACCATTTATGGATTGAATAAACTGTATGATTTGAGCATCTTAATCTGGTCTCCCAGCCTTTCTGGTCCATGACCTTTGGGATAGATTGCCTGGTGGTATACTTGCAGGCTACCATTATACCAAGGTAACCTCCCACCTGACACCATGGACCAGTGTCTTATTTATGAGAAGATGGGAACATCCAGAGTGGGTAGTTGCCAGGGTGGGGGAAGAACGGGGTCCTTGCTCAAGGGATCTATCACAGGGCTAGGTCCCCTGTTTAGGGGTGAAGGGGAAAGGTCCTTGGTGGGCTAGAGCCCAGAGGGATCTGGTTATATGTTCAGGGGGCATCTGTAGGGACATCCGCCCACCCATAGGGGTGCTTACTGTGAAGAAAAGTGAGGGCGTCCCCCAGGAGGCCTGCTATAAATAAAAGCCCCACACCCGTACCTGCAACCCAAACCATGTGTAGTGAAGTCTCCCAGACGCTCTGGCTGCGGCCACGGAAGGTACTCAGCTGCGTCTCCATGACTAAGGACTCTCCCAGCAGGAAAAGGAGGAACCACAGATAGGAAGCCGAGTGCAGCAGGAACTTCAGCACCGGGATCTTCAGCAGGCGGCCCAGCTGTGGGGAAGGAAGGCAAGCCAGGGTTCTCacatctctcccctccctggagaacTTCCAGTAGGGTCAGCCCCCTCGAGACTCCTCCTTTCACTCTCTCACTTACTTAGATGCTTATCAAGAATGTACTACATGTTAGGCCTTCCCCTTTCTTATCTATTGTTTCCTTCACAACTGTATGAGGTGGGTAtcattattcctatttttaagttaatgaaCTGAGGATCACCGAGGGAAAGTAACTTTCCCTGGGAGGTCCCATAGACTCTTCAGTCTCAACCATGTCAAGAAATaaattcctcctccccttcccgaCCTGGTCTCCCCTTAGAAAACGACCTGGTCACTCAGACCAAGAAGCTTAAAGGTGTCTCTGCATCGTCTCTTCTCTCTCACATACTCTGACAATCTCCCTAACTTCGGCCCCTCCCTTAATCCATCCTTTGCAGCACTAGCAGAGAGAgctttctaaaacacaaaactaaTGGGATGTCTCACCTCATTAAAATCCTGCAGTGGCTTCCATCATTGCTTAAGGCTCTGTGAGACCCGGCCCCTGCCTTCTTTCCTGCATTTATGCTTTAGCTGCACAAAATTCCTTTCAGTCTCTAATACTTTGTGCTCTCCCTCCTTGGGGGGTTGGGAGCACTGTTCCTGCTTCCTGGAGCACTGCTCGCCCTAGTCCTCACCTGGTTAATGCAGCTGGGCTTGCTCTTTATTATATCCCCAGCACCAGGCACGATGCCTGGCTGCCAGGAGGCTCTCAAGGaaatatctgttaaatgaagGAATAGAAATATCTGGGTCCACAAGGGCTCCTAGAGAATTTTAGCTGGGGGTGGGAGTCTTTCTAGGAGAGTATAGGGCTGTATAAAGGATTCAGGCtttggaggcagagagacctcAGTTTCAATCCTAACTCTGCTATTTACTGTGTCCCTTGGACACAACAGCacttctgtcccctcccccccacccctaaAATCCAGGTGCAATGCCTACCTTGCAGGGATACCTCAAATTACCTAATGGGAGCATGTCCCAAGTGccaggcccagggcctggcaaAAAAGCAAGTGCTCCATAAATGCaagttataaattttattctcAATACCTGGGACTTGGGTGCCAGCCAGTAGcccaggcagaggaagggcaTGGTGAGGAAGATGAGGAAGGCGATGAAGAGCTTCCAGATGGTGGTGCTCCCACGCCAGCCAGCCAGGTTCCCACACCAGATGGAGGACAGGACTTGCTGGCAGATGGGATGTGCTACAAACTAAGCAGAGATGGGCGTGAGCAGAGGGGGTGGCCACCAGCcagggaggaaggtggggagcCAGCTGGGTGCACAGTCATGGAGATTGAACCACGTTTCTTTTCTCCCCTAGGTCAGGCAGCTCTGAAGAGAGGCAAGTCATTTGTCATTTGACCTTGGGCAGACACCACCTCTCTTTGGGACTTGGTTTCCTAGTCTATAAAGGTGAAGCTTAACTTGAAGATTTTCCTGCATTCTCCAGGTCCCACATTCTTGAATCTGAGTCAGGCAGTGGTGAGTGCAACTGGGTACCCAGTCCCAGAACACTCAGGATTCCCTGTCTTCTTAGAGATGTGGGGCACCAGCCTGCATAGTCTTGAGGAGGGGAGGAACAGGAAAAGGGGGTTTGGTGTCTTGGGGAGACATTACGAAGGCAGGGTTTTGGTTAAGCTCCTGGGGGGCTAGGATATCTGAGGGTTGGGAGAGGGAAGagtcaggggctggggaaggttATAAAGGGAGCATGTCTTTAGCTGAGGGGGGCGGGCATCTCATGAGACGAGGAATAATCATTTGATAGCCAAGCCCCAAGAGGTCCAGTCTAGTCTTGCTGAATAGTGTGAGATACTGAAGTCTAACAACAGAAAAAGACCAGAGCAAACTTATTCAGCAAGTCAGAGGCAGGGCTGATGGTGAGACCCAGATGTCTGGTCTGCAGGTGGGGTCCGGGTGGGTAATGGGACTTCCAAGAACTGGAGAGAGGTTAGGGACTTTGAAGGGAAGGGAGGGTGAAAGACTCATAGGATCAACGGCCTTGGCAGAAGGGTGATCGGAATCAAGATCTAAGAGGGTTTCAAGGGCAGGGAAAGGATTTGCTTAGGCTTGGAGCAGGGGATACCTAAAGGTGGCAGGGCAAGGAgtcggggcagggtggggggaggtgggtggggcccAGCTGACCCGCTTCTGGTTGTAGTTGACGGCCAGTCGCAGCCTTGCCAGGTTGGGGATGCCTTCCTCAAaggcctggcccaggccctcAGCCTCGGGCTCAGTCTCGCTGTCCGTGCCCAGGTCATTGAGCACTGCGGTGACCTCGCTCTGGTTCCGGCACATGCCCAGCAATTCAAAGCCGTAGTCCTGGCTCAGCGACTCCAGGGCAATGTACTCGGGCTGCAGGGAGGAAGTCCACGTGTGCCCACCACCCTGCAGGCCCCGCCCCATTgggccagcctccctccccccatcAACAGCAGGCCTGGGCCACTCTGCCCTGCCCTCGGCCATCACTTCCCCACACCTGCTGTCACCCTGAGTCATCTATTCCTTTCTCCTCTGCCACCTTACCTGTCCTCCTGGCTATAATGAGGTACCTCCTGGGTCAGCTTGGCTTCTCTGGTGCTGCGTCTACCTCGTTGTTGTCACCTTTGCTCACCCCATTTCCCTTTGCCTCTTCCTATCCTACCTCtattcctcctttctttttaaatatgaaattttttaattttggggggtaggtaattaagttcgtttgtttatttatttatttttcgtggaggtactggggattgaacccaggatcttgtgcatgctaagcatgcactctatcactgagctatacgccaccccctcctcctcttcatgccttcttgttttcatttaattaatcTTCTTGATCACCAACCTTAATCTTCTTGAGCACCAACCTTGTATGAGAACCCGTGCCAGCAGTTgtaggagctgcagacagagcagGCAGTCTTCGCCTCCATCTTACCTGTCCTAGCCTTGGTTTTACTTGGGGCCCTAACCCCAGAGAGAATCCAGGCTGGGACTTCAGGAGGCTAGGTCTGAGTCCCCACATGGCCCCTTAGGTGGTGTCACACTGGGTAAGgtacttcccccttccaggctGTAGCTCCCTTGTCTGGAAAGTGGGGATACTAATTCCTGCTGCCTCCTTctgtgggctgctgtgaggatggaGGGAAAGTCCTTTGGAAAGGGCTGTTCTTTGCTGCTACCTGGGAAGTGGGGGCTCTTCATTCTGCAATCCTTCTAAGATTCCAGAGAAGCAGCAGGCTCTCCAGCCAGCTCACCTGGCACAGGCCACATCCTGCCTTAGGACTTCGTTTTAGTATCTTGGTCTGTTTCCCCACCTAATGGTAACCTTGAGCAAGAGGACCAAGtctgcctggcacagagagatGGATGGAACCAGCATGTATTCCATCCAGGACAGAGACCCTGCACTCATCCTGTATCTACTTTTGCGAGCCAAGAACTTTTGCTTGGACTGCACCCCTACTTCAAATATCCTCCCTACTCCTCTTCACTTGTGTCAAACCACCTGGTGATGTAGCTAAGATAATCCAGCTTCTTCCAAGGAGTCTACCCTGCACACAACCACTGTAGCTTCTTGACCTCTTTTCTGGTCCTTGGAAGCCTATAGCACCATCCACAGAGGCACTGAatgacactgagcttcctggaagtcttgtctgcttctctctgccctcttcctgcTGTGATCACAAGCTGGAGACCCTAACACGCAATGCTCTGGGTGGGAccacacagtaggtattcagAAAGGATGGGTTCTACTGAATATTGTTTCTAAGTCTGTCCAGCTGCTTTTCCATCTgtgttctctctcctccctcagacAGACCCAGGACGCCACGAGGGTTGGGTCTGTGTTGCCCACATAAGACTAGGTGCCCCTAGAGT is a genomic window of Camelus bactrianus isolate YW-2024 breed Bactrian camel chromosome 10, ASM4877302v1, whole genome shotgun sequence containing:
- the LOC141578991 gene encoding short transient receptor potential channel 2; its protein translation is MDPLTPQPNWTEIINRKLKFPPPLLGAIQEGRLGLVQQLLESGVEATGGGPGGPLRNVEEAEDRSWREALNLAIHLGHEAIMDVLLANVKFDFRQIHEALLVAVDTNQLAVVRRLLARLEQEKGRKVDTKSFSLAFFDSSVDGSRFAPGITPLTLACQKDLYEIAQLLMDQGHTIARPHPVSCACLECSNARRYDLLKFSLSRINTYRGIASRAHLSLASEDAMLAAFQLSRELRRLACKEPEFKPEYIALESLSQDYGFELLGMCRNQSEVTAVLNDLGTDSETEPEAEGLGQAFEEGIPNLARLRLAVNYNQKRFVAHPICQQVLSSIWCGNLAGWRGSTTIWKLFIAFLIFLTMPFLCLGYWLAPKSQLGRLLKIPVLKFLLHSASYLWFLLFLLGESLVMETQLSTFRGRSQSVWETSLHMVWVAGFLWFECKEVWIEGLRSYLLDWWNFLDMVILSLYLAAFTLRLLLSGLAHMHCRDALGGAACHYFTTAERSEWRTEDPQFLAEVLFAITSMLSFTRLAYILPAHESLGTLQISIGRMIDDMIRFMFILMIILTAFLCGLNNIYVPYQETERLGNRSCPWHWNLRQK